From the Aulosira sp. FACHB-615 genome, the window TGTTTTAAAACTTGCATTGCTACCAATGCCGTCAGAGTCAACCTGAATGAGAGTATTTGAACCAGATTGAATACCCCGGATGTAACCGTCAGTAATTGGATTAGTGCCTGCGTAGTTCAAGCTGGTCAAGAGACTAGACATCACCAGAACATCATCTGTACTGCTAAAGTCGGTAATCGTATCAATCCCTTCACTCAAACTAGCAAAGACAAATTTATCATTACCAGTTCCACCAGTGAGGCGATCGCTTCCAAGACCACCTACAAGAGTATCGTTGCCGTTGCCGCCAGTTAGAGTATCATTGCCATTACCACCATCAAGGGTATCATCTCCATCACCACCATTGAGGGTGTCATTGTCACCACCGCCAAATAAGCTATTGTTAGCCGA encodes:
- a CDS encoding calcium-binding protein — protein: MKNTITGNSANNSLFGGGDNDTLNGGDGDDTLDGGNGNDTLTGGNGNDTLVGGLGSDRLTGGTGNDKFVFASLSEGIDTITDFSSTDDVLVMSSLLTSLNYAGTNPITDGYIRGIQSGSNTLIQVDSDGIGSNASFKTLATLNNFTASNFSQNNLSF